A genomic region of Oryza glaberrima chromosome 1, OglaRS2, whole genome shotgun sequence contains the following coding sequences:
- the LOC127758528 gene encoding putative polyol transporter 1: MAEEQKNTPDMAASSESEHAPPRKKANVRFAFACAILASMTSILLGYDIGVMSGASLFIKEDMKITDVEVEILLGILNLYSLVGSFAAGRTSDWIGRRLTIILAAVIFFVGAIMMGLSVNYPMLMAGRFVAGIGVGYALMIAPVYTAEVSPASSRGFLTSFPEVFINFGILLGYVSNYAFSRLRLQLGWRLMLGVGAAPSVALALMVLAMPESPRWLVMKGRLADAKVVLGETSDTAEEAATRLAEIKEAVAIPADLDGDVVAVPKRAGGERRVWKELILSPTPAVRRVLLSALGIHFFQQSSGIDAVVLYSPRVFQSAGITDKNKLLGTTCAVGVTKTLFILVATFTLDRFGRRPPLLASAGGMVATLVTLGLGLTVIGEGATGGGWVIAVSIASILAFVAFFSIGLGPITWVYSSEIFPLHLRALGCSLGVGLNRVTSGVISMTFLSLSKAITIGGSFFLYAGIASLAWLFFFTYLPETRGRTLEQMGELFGIHNMAGDDDSAATPPPSPEEEEKITNYVEMAAPSSSSSTATSSHHAK, from the exons atggcggaGGAGCAGAAGAACACGCCGGACATGGCAGCCTCCTCCGAGTCCGAGCATGCGCCGCCGCGGAAGAAGGCCAACGTCCGCTTCGCCTTCGCCTGCGCAATTCTGGCCTCCATGACCTccatcctcctcggctacg ACATCGGGGTGATGAGCGGGGCGTCGCTGTTCATCAAGGAGGACATGAAGATCACGGACGTCGAGGTGGAGATCCTGCTCGGCATCCTCAACCTCTACTCCCTCGTCggctccttcgccgccggccggaccTCCGACTGGatcggccgccgcctcaccaTCATCCTCGCCGCGGTCATCTTCTTCGTCGGCGCCATCATGATGGGCCTCTCCGTCAACTACCCCATGCTCATGGCCGGCCGCTTCGTCGCCGGCATCGGCGTCGGCTACGCCCTCATGATCGCGCCCGTCTACACCGCCGAGgtctcgccggcgtcgtcgcgcgGCTTCCTCACCTCCTTCCCGGAGGTGTTCATCAACTTCGGCATCCTCCTCGGCTACGTCTCCAACTACGCCTTCTCGCGCCTCCGCCTGCAGCTCGGCTGGCGCCTCatgctcggcgtcggcgcggcgccGTCCGTCGCCCTCGCGCTCATGGTGCTCGCCATGCCGGAGTCGCCGCGGTGGCTCGTCATGAAGGGCCGCCTAGCCGACGCCAAGGTCGTCCTCGGCGAGACCTCGGacacggcggaggaggccgccacCCGCCTCGCGGAAATCAAGGAGGCGGTGGCCATCCCGGCCGACCTCGACGGTGACGTCGTGGCCGTGCCGAAGagggccggcggcgagaggcgcgTGTGGAAGGAGCTGATCctgtcgccgacgccggccgtcCGGCGCGTGCTCCTGTCGGCGCTCGGCATCCACTTCTTCCAGCAGTCGTCGGGCATCGACGCCGTCGTGCTCTACAGCCCGCGCGTGTTCCAGAGCGCCGGGATCACCGACAAGAACAAGCTGCTCGGCACGACGTGCGCCGTGGGCGTCACCAAGACGCTCTTCATCCTGGTGGCAACGTTCACGCTCGACCGCTtcggccggcggccgccgctgctggccAGCGCCGGCGGCATGGTCGCCACCCTCGTCACCCTCGGCTTAGGCCTCACCGTCATCGGTGagggcgccaccggcggcggctgggtcaTCGCCGTGTCCATCGCCTCCATCCTCGCCTTCGTCGCCTTCTTCTCCATCGGCCTCGGCCCCATCACCTGGGTGTACAGCTCCGAGATCTTCCCGCTCCACCTCCGTGCACTCGGCTGCTCTCTTGGCGTCGGCCTCAACCGCGTCACCAGCGGCGTCATCTCCATgaccttcctctccctctccaaggCCATCACCATCGGCGGCAGCTTCTTCCTCTACGCCGGCATCGCCTCGCTTGCTTGGCTCTTCTTCTTCACCTACCTCCCGGAGACTCGTGGGCGCACGCTCGAGCAGATGGGCGAGCTCTTCGGCATCCACAacatggccggcgacgacgactctgccgccactccaccgccgtcgccggaggaggaggagaagatcaCCAACTAcgtggagatggcggcgccgtcgtcgtcgtcgtcgacggccacTAGCAGCCATCATGCAAAGTGA
- the LOC127767354 gene encoding uncharacterized protein LOC127767354 translates to MAEEATQGKKEEEEFSTGPLSVLMMSAKNNTQVLINCRNNKKLLGRVRAFDRHCNMVLENVREMWTEVPKTGKGKKKALPVNKDRFISKMFLRGDSVIIVLRNPK, encoded by the exons ATGGCGGAGGAAGCCACT caggggaagaaggaggaggaggaattcAGCACGGGGCCGCTGTCCGTGCTGATGATGAGCGCCAAGAACAACACCCAG GTGCTTATCAATTGCCGGAACAACAAGAAGTTACTAGGTCGTGTGAGGGCATTTGATCGCCATTGCAACATGGTTCTTGAGAATGTCAGGGAGATGTGGACCGAG GTACCAAAGACTGGTAAAGGCAAGAAGAAGGCTCTTCCAGTGAACAAGGACAGGTTCATCAGCAAGATGTTCCTACGTGGGGACTCGGTCATCATTGTGCTCAGAAACCCGAAATGA